One genomic window of Pedosphaera parvula Ellin514 includes the following:
- the lpxK gene encoding tetraacyldisaccharide 4'-kinase, which yields MRESIRAWTESIETFLLDVIFEQRRGYVAGLVRAILYSLSKIFQVAVKTRRFLYNVRIMRDSTLGVQVIAIGNLTVGGTGKTPVVEKFARELKDQGRTVAILSRGYRSKPPPFRKRLVNKLLFQEDSTPPRVVSDGKSLLLDSEAAGDEPYMLASNLKDVVVLVDKDRVKSGRYAIEKFGCDTLLLDDGFQYWKLRGRRQDIVLIDRQQPFGNERLLPRGTLREPPSHLARATTIFITKSDGKTEELRKRIAELNPTAGIIECIHHPLYFEDVFTGQRCGLELIKDRKVASFSGIAQPESFEHSLTALGGNLVYSKRFADHHRFSQQEVLNAINRSKKRQAELIITTQKDAVRFPKIDRRDLPIYFVRVEIKILSGAKDFQDCVRKICFR from the coding sequence ATGCGTGAATCTATCCGTGCGTGGACGGAATCCATTGAAACGTTCCTTTTAGACGTGATTTTTGAGCAACGCCGCGGTTACGTGGCGGGGCTCGTCCGCGCCATTTTGTACTCGCTTTCCAAAATTTTCCAAGTCGCTGTTAAAACCCGGCGTTTCCTCTATAACGTTCGCATTATGCGCGATTCCACCCTCGGGGTACAAGTAATCGCGATCGGTAACCTTACGGTGGGTGGTACCGGCAAAACACCCGTGGTGGAGAAATTTGCCCGGGAACTCAAAGATCAAGGTCGAACGGTTGCCATCTTATCACGAGGCTATCGCTCCAAACCTCCTCCGTTTCGTAAACGTCTTGTAAACAAGCTTCTCTTTCAGGAAGATAGTACTCCTCCTCGAGTTGTTTCTGATGGTAAATCCCTGCTCCTGGATTCTGAAGCTGCCGGCGATGAACCTTACATGCTGGCCTCGAATCTCAAGGATGTCGTTGTGCTGGTTGACAAGGACCGCGTGAAAAGCGGTCGCTATGCGATTGAGAAGTTCGGCTGCGACACACTTCTCCTCGACGATGGATTTCAATATTGGAAGCTTCGTGGCCGCCGACAGGACATCGTTTTAATTGATCGCCAGCAGCCTTTTGGCAATGAACGCCTGCTCCCGCGCGGCACCTTGCGTGAACCCCCTTCGCATCTTGCCCGCGCCACCACCATTTTCATTACTAAAAGCGACGGCAAAACGGAGGAACTCAGAAAACGCATCGCTGAGTTAAACCCGACCGCGGGAATTATCGAATGCATTCATCATCCGCTCTATTTTGAGGACGTATTTACCGGCCAACGTTGCGGCCTGGAATTAATCAAGGATCGTAAAGTCGCCTCCTTTAGTGGTATTGCTCAACCAGAGAGTTTCGAGCACAGTCTCACCGCCTTGGGCGGAAACCTGGTGTATTCCAAGCGTTTTGCGGATCACCACCGTTTTTCGCAACAGGAAGTGCTTAATGCGATTAATCGGAGCAAGAAGCGTCAGGCGGAATTGATTATCACGACTCAGAAGGATGCCGTGCGATTTCCCAAGATTGATCGGCGCGACCTGCCCATTTATTTTGTGCGGGTGGAAATCAAAATATTGAGCGGGGCGAAAGATTTTCAGGACTGCGTCCGCAAGATCTGCTTCCGCTAG
- a CDS encoding lysophospholipid acyltransferase family protein: MNFLLYYIARGLIGFLQALPITWVAHTGRAGGGLFYYLDARHRRVAIKNISLSFPEKPATEVKAIAKENFRRIGENWSCAIKTAAMTFDQLKEHMQVVGVKKLLPKTETETPTSRVFAIGHFGNFELFAHAVHILPWYQGATTYRAIRNPAINKLVLSLREQTGCLFFERRMDGAALREATRKKHLLLGLLSDQHAGNSGMRLPFLGRDCSTTKAPAVFAMRYNMPLHVSICFRTRPGYWRIEVSDEIPTREFGESRTVEAIMRDVNSALEEAVRRDPANWFWVHNRWKPAPQKPAQSKPEPEPEMEGEDAA; encoded by the coding sequence ATGAACTTTTTGCTTTATTACATTGCCCGCGGGTTGATCGGCTTTCTCCAGGCACTCCCCATCACCTGGGTGGCCCACACCGGGCGTGCTGGAGGAGGCTTGTTTTATTACCTCGATGCCCGGCATCGCCGCGTCGCTATCAAAAACATTTCCCTCTCCTTTCCAGAAAAGCCGGCCACTGAAGTCAAGGCCATCGCGAAGGAGAATTTCCGTCGCATTGGCGAAAACTGGTCTTGCGCCATCAAAACAGCGGCCATGACGTTCGACCAACTGAAGGAACATATGCAGGTCGTGGGCGTCAAAAAACTTCTACCCAAAACCGAAACGGAAACGCCCACCAGCCGGGTTTTTGCCATCGGGCATTTTGGGAACTTCGAGTTATTTGCCCACGCAGTGCACATCCTGCCCTGGTATCAGGGTGCAACCACTTATCGCGCCATCCGTAATCCTGCCATCAACAAACTGGTGCTCTCACTGCGCGAACAGACTGGTTGCTTGTTTTTTGAGCGCCGCATGGATGGTGCAGCCTTGCGCGAGGCAACTCGTAAAAAGCATCTTTTGTTAGGCTTGCTCTCCGATCAGCACGCGGGTAACAGTGGCATGCGGCTCCCGTTCCTGGGACGGGATTGCTCCACGACCAAGGCCCCGGCTGTCTTCGCCATGCGCTACAACATGCCTTTGCATGTCTCCATCTGTTTCCGGACGCGCCCCGGATATTGGCGCATCGAAGTGAGCGATGAAATTCCCACTCGCGAGTTTGGGGAATCCCGCACTGTCGAAGCCATTATGCGTGACGTCAACTCCGCTCTGGAAGAGGCCGTTCGTCGTGATCCAGCCAATTGGTTTTGGGTTCATAATCGGTGGAAGCCAGCTCCTCAGAAGCCGGCCCAATCCAAACCGGAACCGGAGCCGGAGATGGAAGGTGAAGACGCTGCTTAA
- the waaF gene encoding lipopolysaccharide heptosyltransferase II — MPSAHTERILVRGVNWLGDAVMTTPALQRLRESRPHAHITLLTHAKLKDLYQNHPSINEIRTFGSKAGPLKIGWRLRRQNYDLGLIFPNSPRSALELWFGGVKKRVGYARPWRDWLLTQPVQSRPDELAMHKRSEIEVQELIRTNNSSPTSYPRTAHHIYQYLHLTTAIGAQPEPVAPKIVVPTENVAKLTAKFNLSSKPGEPALWFGLNAGAEYGPAKRWPEERFTEAAIEIQRRTRCRWLIFGVHADLELSLRITTNIYRANEKLFGVEETGKFPHVFNLAGKTSLGELCAALKLCRVLLTNDSGPMHVAAALGTRVIVPFGSTSPELTGPGLPGDFSHQILRVQAPCSPCFLRQCPIDFRCMTSIPVASTVEAVLRAAR, encoded by the coding sequence ATGCCCTCCGCGCATACTGAACGCATCCTGGTTAGAGGCGTCAACTGGCTTGGTGATGCTGTCATGACCACTCCTGCCCTGCAGCGCCTCCGTGAATCCCGGCCACACGCACATATCACGCTGCTCACTCATGCCAAACTGAAAGATCTCTATCAAAATCATCCCTCAATTAACGAAATTCGCACGTTTGGTTCGAAGGCCGGTCCGCTGAAGATTGGCTGGCGTTTGCGAAGGCAAAATTATGATCTCGGGCTCATTTTCCCAAATTCACCGCGTTCAGCCTTGGAACTGTGGTTTGGAGGCGTCAAAAAAAGGGTCGGTTACGCCCGCCCTTGGCGTGACTGGCTTCTCACTCAACCAGTGCAATCGCGCCCGGATGAACTGGCCATGCATAAACGCTCGGAAATTGAGGTGCAAGAGTTGATCAGGACGAATAATTCCAGCCCCACAAGCTACCCTCGGACAGCACACCATATTTATCAATATCTTCACCTCACAACCGCCATCGGTGCCCAACCAGAGCCTGTAGCTCCAAAGATTGTCGTTCCCACTGAGAATGTCGCAAAACTGACCGCCAAATTTAACCTTTCTTCCAAACCAGGGGAACCGGCGCTTTGGTTCGGGTTGAATGCCGGCGCGGAATATGGACCAGCCAAACGCTGGCCGGAAGAGCGATTCACCGAAGCCGCAATTGAAATCCAACGTCGCACCAGATGTCGGTGGCTGATCTTCGGTGTGCACGCAGACCTTGAACTCTCCCTTCGCATCACCACCAATATTTATCGCGCAAATGAGAAGCTGTTTGGAGTTGAGGAAACCGGGAAATTTCCCCATGTCTTTAACCTGGCTGGAAAGACCTCACTGGGAGAACTGTGCGCCGCCCTGAAACTTTGCCGTGTCCTGCTCACCAACGATTCCGGCCCCATGCATGTAGCGGCGGCACTTGGCACCCGCGTCATAGTTCCTTTTGGCAGCACTTCGCCGGAACTCACCGGCCCTGGACTTCCTGGCGATTTCTCACACCAAATCCTTCGGGTTCAAGCCCCCTGCTCCCCCTGTTTCCTGCGCCAATGCCCCATCGACTTTCGTTGCATGACTTCGATCCCGGTTGCGAGCACGGTCGAAGCTGTTTTACGTGCTGCCCGTTAG
- a CDS encoding serine O-acetyltransferase produces MQITVTQLTDQLVASYARHGGINHLDGKNLPSKRAVCSITVDLLRLLFPGFFDEKPIHSSEIKVETALLMDTVLEHLEDEIYKSLEYRPPENLHKKDLRPTAHALTMEFLGKLPHIRELLQTDTEAAYNGDPAALSREEIIVAYPFVESIAVQRLAHELYKKDVALIPRIMTEWAHGRTGIDLHPGAKIGSHFFVDHGTGAVVGETAEIGDHVKMYQGVGLVARSLAGGQQLHGLKRHPTIEDRVTIYANATIVGGETVIGAGSTIGANVFLMQSVSPNSLVLQEEVNVKVIKKADREKKTIDFQI; encoded by the coding sequence GTGCAAATCACGGTTACACAATTAACCGATCAATTGGTCGCTTCCTATGCCCGGCATGGTGGCATCAATCATCTGGATGGCAAGAACCTGCCATCCAAGCGGGCCGTTTGCTCCATTACTGTCGATCTGCTGCGCCTTTTGTTCCCGGGTTTTTTCGATGAAAAGCCGATCCATTCCTCCGAAATCAAGGTGGAGACCGCCCTGCTGATGGATACTGTTTTGGAACATTTGGAGGATGAGATTTATAAAAGCCTCGAATATCGCCCGCCTGAAAACCTGCACAAGAAGGACTTGCGGCCTACCGCGCATGCGTTGACCATGGAGTTTTTAGGCAAACTTCCGCACATACGCGAGTTGTTGCAAACCGATACCGAAGCCGCCTACAACGGCGACCCCGCTGCTCTTAGCCGGGAAGAAATCATTGTCGCCTACCCTTTTGTCGAAAGCATCGCCGTCCAACGATTGGCACATGAGCTCTACAAAAAGGATGTCGCTCTGATTCCTCGCATCATGACGGAGTGGGCACACGGGCGCACCGGAATCGACTTGCACCCCGGAGCCAAAATCGGCTCACACTTCTTTGTCGACCACGGAACTGGTGCGGTCGTCGGCGAAACTGCTGAAATTGGTGATCACGTAAAAATGTATCAAGGTGTTGGCCTGGTTGCGCGTTCCCTTGCTGGTGGTCAGCAATTACACGGACTGAAACGCCATCCCACCATCGAAGACCGCGTCACCATTTATGCCAATGCCACCATTGTCGGCGGCGAAACGGTAATCGGCGCCGGCAGCACCATCGGCGCCAACGTTTTCCTCATGCAGAGCGTTTCTCCCAACTCACTCGTGCTCCAGGAAGAGGTCAACGTGAAAGTGATAAAAAAAGCCGATCGTGAAAAGAAAACGATCGATTTTCAGATTTAA
- a CDS encoding PfkB family carbohydrate kinase, translating to MSVLIVGSTALDSIKTPKAENPRLLGGSASHAAVAASFFAPTKLVGVVGEDFPKKYIQLYKKHKIHLEGLQILPGKTFHWSGEYEVNMNNRRTLETELGVFETFNPRLPVAYQKSDFVLLANIAPSLQHHVLTQMKKPKFVVADTMDLWLNIALPDLLKLLKRVDGFVLNDSEARQLTQEDNIMAALKKIHKLGPKYVIIKKGEHGAILSTKAGLFVSPAYPLHRVVDPTGAGDSFVGGMMGYLSTAKGSVDNNIRRAMIYGSVVASFCCEGFGLNFTTKITRPAIEARVKELERLTRF from the coding sequence ATGAGCGTTCTGATTGTTGGTTCGACGGCCCTGGATTCCATCAAGACTCCGAAGGCGGAAAATCCGCGGCTGTTGGGTGGCTCGGCGAGTCATGCGGCGGTGGCGGCGAGTTTTTTTGCGCCCACGAAGCTCGTAGGGGTTGTGGGAGAAGATTTTCCGAAGAAGTATATCCAGCTTTACAAGAAGCATAAGATCCACCTGGAAGGGTTGCAGATTCTTCCCGGAAAGACTTTCCATTGGTCGGGCGAGTACGAAGTGAACATGAACAATCGTCGCACGCTCGAGACTGAACTGGGTGTGTTCGAGACGTTCAACCCGAGGTTGCCGGTCGCGTATCAAAAATCAGACTTTGTCCTGCTGGCAAATATCGCGCCTTCGTTGCAACACCATGTTTTGACGCAGATGAAGAAGCCCAAGTTCGTGGTGGCTGATACGATGGATTTGTGGCTGAACATTGCATTGCCAGACTTGTTGAAACTGCTGAAGCGGGTGGATGGGTTTGTGCTGAATGACAGTGAAGCGCGCCAACTTACGCAGGAAGATAACATTATGGCGGCGTTGAAGAAGATACACAAACTGGGGCCGAAATATGTGATCATCAAGAAAGGCGAGCATGGGGCGATCCTTTCAACGAAAGCCGGCTTGTTTGTGTCACCGGCTTATCCGCTGCATCGCGTCGTGGACCCAACAGGCGCTGGTGATTCGTTCGTGGGCGGGATGATGGGCTATCTTTCCACGGCGAAAGGTTCGGTTGATAACAATATTCGCAGGGCAATGATTTACGGCAGTGTGGTGGCTTCGTTCTGTTGCGAAGGATTCGGGCTGAACTTTACCACGAAAATTACACGGCCTGCGATTGAAGCGCGCGTGAAGGAATTGGAAAGGCTGACCAGGTTTTAA
- a CDS encoding alpha/beta hydrolase, which translates to MRKLTALFLLLTCLSLHAEEEIIRLYKGPAPGSEEWKHTEQVSLTNLWQARVVFNVVNPTLTVFRPDSGTTNGTGIVICPGGGFFGLGIDSEGFDVARWLTKKGFTCFVLKYRLVHCKTDDPTREMLSQGNLDTVVAPTVKLALEDGKTAIGYLRTHAKDYGLKPDHIGIIGFSAGGTVATSVAYNYTAETRPNFVAPIYPAYSWAIKDHGVPADAPPMFILGATDDPFNLAPQSVTLYQDWTSAKKSAELHLYSMGGHGFGMRKQNLPSDEWIRLFADWLKIQDGK; encoded by the coding sequence ATGAGAAAATTAACAGCTCTTTTTCTTTTACTCACTTGCCTCAGCCTTCACGCTGAGGAAGAAATCATCCGCCTCTACAAAGGACCCGCTCCCGGCTCCGAAGAATGGAAACACACCGAACAGGTAAGCCTGACCAACCTCTGGCAAGCCCGCGTCGTTTTCAACGTGGTCAATCCCACTCTCACCGTCTTCCGCCCCGACTCCGGCACGACCAATGGCACCGGCATCGTGATCTGCCCCGGCGGCGGATTCTTCGGACTGGGGATTGACAGTGAAGGTTTCGATGTCGCTCGCTGGTTGACCAAAAAAGGTTTCACCTGTTTTGTTCTAAAATATCGCCTCGTCCATTGCAAAACTGATGACCCCACCCGCGAAATGCTCAGCCAGGGCAATCTCGATACCGTCGTCGCCCCCACCGTCAAGCTCGCGCTGGAAGACGGAAAAACCGCCATCGGCTACCTCCGCACGCATGCCAAAGATTACGGCCTCAAACCTGACCACATCGGCATCATCGGTTTCTCCGCTGGCGGCACCGTGGCCACCTCCGTCGCCTATAACTACACCGCCGAAACTCGCCCCAATTTCGTCGCCCCCATCTACCCCGCCTACAGCTGGGCCATCAAGGATCACGGCGTGCCCGCCGACGCTCCCCCCATGTTCATCCTGGGTGCCACCGACGACCCCTTCAACCTCGCCCCGCAAAGCGTCACCCTTTACCAGGACTGGACCTCCGCAAAAAAATCCGCCGAACTCCACCTCTACTCCATGGGCGGCCACGGTTTCGGCATGAGAAAACAAAACCTCCCCTCCGACGAATGGATCCGCCTTTTTGCCGACTGGCTCAAAATCCAGGACGGCAAATAG
- a CDS encoding Imm42 family immunity protein, producing the protein MTVITAGDKTRFAIESGISKAYESLGSRALGYFVIYIREHCYGVYAPDATLLACSYGTVKELIARRGKHTTPFATEPDAGAIADAFRDSRYAPDKIDEPFFGISNFSDIVSDSNMQWAPDGDEAFDDGSYVLQFDVGDRVRLIAFRSIEEGYHHDPRTLEDIWLGADEFYSILQQWLENFTSAWTAAPKIP; encoded by the coding sequence ATGACGGTAATCACTGCAGGCGACAAGACCAGGTTCGCAATTGAGTCCGGAATATCAAAGGCATACGAGTCTTTAGGCTCTCGCGCATTAGGCTATTTTGTGATTTATATTCGTGAACACTGTTACGGTGTCTATGCCCCAGACGCCACGCTGCTGGCCTGCTCCTATGGCACAGTGAAGGAGCTAATCGCTCGGCGAGGTAAACACACTACCCCCTTCGCGACTGAACCTGATGCCGGCGCGATTGCCGATGCGTTTCGCGATTCCAGATATGCGCCCGACAAGATAGACGAACCGTTCTTTGGAATCTCAAATTTCAGCGACATCGTTTCCGATAGCAATATGCAATGGGCTCCAGACGGTGACGAAGCCTTCGATGACGGGAGTTATGTTCTGCAATTCGATGTGGGAGACCGCGTTCGTCTCATCGCCTTTAGGAGCATCGAAGAAGGGTATCACCACGACCCGCGCACGCTTGAAGACATCTGGCTTGGGGCCGACGAGTTTTATAGCATCCTTCAGCAATGGCTGGAGAACTTCACAAGCGCCTGGACTGCCGCACCAAAAATCCCTTAA
- a CDS encoding DUF302 domain-containing protein has translation MAIRKVEIERFSVTSSKPFEAVVAALKASVGHPDMVEFANVTKTARTFAELQSAVQRGLGRTGLMLFTEFDLGAILRKETGLDRPKIVRLVIGNPLIMKEMAKHVPDAGSYAPVTILVDERPDGVHLTYDRMASLLAPYGNADALAVARDLDSKIENLLRESAA, from the coding sequence ATGGCGATTAGAAAGGTCGAGATTGAACGGTTCAGCGTGACATCTTCCAAGCCGTTCGAGGCGGTTGTGGCAGCGCTCAAGGCTTCGGTCGGGCATCCAGATATGGTCGAGTTCGCAAACGTGACCAAGACGGCACGGACGTTCGCTGAATTGCAAAGTGCGGTTCAGCGCGGCTTGGGCAGGACGGGGCTGATGCTATTTACGGAATTCGATCTCGGGGCAATTTTGCGCAAGGAGACCGGGCTCGACAGACCGAAAATCGTGCGCCTTGTGATCGGCAATCCGCTCATCATGAAAGAAATGGCGAAGCATGTTCCCGACGCCGGATCCTACGCGCCGGTAACAATTCTTGTGGATGAACGGCCGGATGGCGTGCATTTGACGTATGACAGGATGGCCAGTCTTCTGGCTCCCTACGGAAACGCGGACGCACTTGCTGTCGCTCGGGATCTCGACTCAAAAATTGAGAACCTGCTTCGAGAGTCTGCGGCTTGA